The Tessaracoccus aquimaris sequence CGACACGTCGCTGCCCACCGGGCAGTTCACCGTCGCCAGCCAGGCCGTCGCGCCCGACACGCTCGGCCGTCAGAGCGCTCCGGGCCAGTTGGTGCTGGAGGTCAACGGCGTGCGTCACCCGCTCGTCTCCCCCGGCCTGCTGATCGGCCGCGGCACCGAGGCCGACCTGCGCCTCAACGACCCAGGCATCTCCCGCAGGCACGCCCTGATCTCCGTGTCGGGCGACCCCCAGCATCCCGTCATCACCATCGAGGACCTCGGCTCGACCAACGGCGTTCACGTCAACGGCAGCCGCATCACCAAGACCCGCGTCGGGGAGGGCGCCCGGATCGAGATCGGCAACACGCGCATGCTGATCCACACGCCTTCGGAGTCCTGATCCGTGTCTGACCTCATCATCGCGGCGATCAAGATCGTCTTCCTGGCCCTGCTGTGGTTGTTCATCCTGTTCGTCGCCAACGTGGTGCGCACCGACCTGTTCGGTCGTCGGGTGCCCGCGTCCTCGCTCGCCGCCATCCCCGCCGACCGCGGAAGGGGAAAGGGACGCAGCAAGCTTCCCACCCGCTTCGCCATCACGGCCGGGCCGCAGCAGGGCGCGTCCGTCCCCGTCGAACCGGTGATCAACCTGGGTCGCGCCGCCGATTCGACGCTGCTGCTCGACGACGACTACGCCTCGGCGCGGCACGCCCAACTCGTCCAGAAGGATCCGACCACCTGGCTTCTCACCGACCTCCAGTCCACCAACGGAACCTACGTCAACGGCAAGTTGGCCACCGAACCCATCAAGGTGACCGTCGGTGATGTGGTGCGCATCGGCAAGACCCTGATGCGCCTGGAGATCTAGTGTTCAGTCTCCGTTTCGCCGCCCACTCGGAGGTGGGCCGGGTCCGCAAGAACAACCAGGACGCCGGCTACGCCTCGCCCAACATGCTGCTCGTCACCGACGGCATGGGCGGAGCCGCGGCCGGAGACCTCGCATCGGCTGTCGCCTCGACGGAGGCGTCGCGCTCGGACCGCCGCGCCACCGACGGCGAGGAGATGCTGGAACGCATCGCGGGCATGATGGCGCGCGCCAACACCAAGCTGTCCGACCTGATCGACGAGGACCTGCAACTCGACGGCATGGGCACCACGTTCTGCGGCGCCATGTTCAACGGGACCGAGTTCGGGCTGGCCCACATCGGTGACTCGCGCGGCTACCTGCTGCGCGACGGGGAACTGACCCAGATCACGCACGACCACTCCTGGGTGCAGTCGCTCATCGACGAGGGCAAGATCACGCCGGCCCAGGCCGCCGTCCACCCACACCGCTCGCTGATCCTGAAGGTGCTCAACGGGCAGTCGATGTTCGAGCCCGACTACGAGTTGTTCGCGGCGGAACTGGGCGACCGGCTGATGTTCTGTTCCGACGGGCTCAGCGGGCTGATCAGCGACGAACAGATCGCGGAACTGCTGCAGACCGACGACCTCGACGAGGCGGCG is a genomic window containing:
- a CDS encoding FhaA domain-containing protein, with product MGVFDRAEKRIESAVGKVFARTFKGYVHPVEIVAGIQRELDAEAKLLSRDKRLVPNAFRIGLSQADYDRLAPYSKTLNAEILPGIRDHAADRQYVFNGPISIDYALDTSLPTGQFTVASQAVAPDTLGRQSAPGQLVLEVNGVRHPLVSPGLLIGRGTEADLRLNDPGISRRHALISVSGDPQHPVITIEDLGSTNGVHVNGSRITKTRVGEGARIEIGNTRMLIHTPSES
- a CDS encoding FHA domain-containing protein FhaB/FipA is translated as MSDLIIAAIKIVFLALLWLFILFVANVVRTDLFGRRVPASSLAAIPADRGRGKGRSKLPTRFAITAGPQQGASVPVEPVINLGRAADSTLLLDDDYASARHAQLVQKDPTTWLLTDLQSTNGTYVNGKLATEPIKVTVGDVVRIGKTLMRLEI